In a genomic window of Bacteroidota bacterium:
- a CDS encoding M23 family metallopeptidase has protein sequence MRIVLFLSLFLVSIALGEPLLLPLSKAVDEQVPVTYPKNYFRSPLTIPLTLAGNFGEIRNNHFHSGLDFKTENREGLPIVAPADGYVSRIKVQAAGYGNALYITHPNGYVTVYGHLSAYNEAITAYLRKQQYQLESFEVDVKLDPKLLPVKQGDIIALSGNTGGSRGPHLHFEVRDEKTEFAINPLLFGFDVKDSVKPVISKVALYPMNELSFIDGKNTSTFYSLIPRKGMDAGLAYAAGDTIKVHGFIGFGLTTFDTEDARTNVNGTYSVEVNVDNEQIYLHKINSFSFDQWRYVNAHIDYPSKKHKGLIIQRCYLLPNNKLPIYEVHKNRGYFLFTDSKSHLIKLTAKDIFGNSKSVSFYVKSAALAPYIPPMTRPKNVVEKFLYNKPNAFATNDFKISIPKDAIYNDINFEFFVSDSSKGIAPIYHVHRDDEPVQALYEIAIKPRKLLARLQNKAVIVSLNGGARVSEGGEWDPSFGGVKTQTKTFGSFSLAIDTIPPVLSPINAFANKKITAAKWLRFRMYDSLSGVKSYRGTIDGKWILMQCDAKSNLLYYTFDSSVGPGKHELRVQVEDKKGNSKVYAYNFSR, from the coding sequence GTGCGTATAGTTTTATTTCTGAGTTTATTTTTAGTTTCAATCGCACTAGGCGAACCTTTGTTATTGCCCTTAAGTAAAGCGGTTGATGAGCAGGTTCCGGTAACCTATCCTAAAAATTATTTTCGATCACCACTGACAATTCCACTGACACTTGCCGGCAATTTTGGTGAAATTAGAAACAACCACTTTCATTCAGGTCTAGATTTTAAAACAGAAAATCGAGAGGGTTTGCCGATTGTAGCTCCGGCTGATGGCTACGTTTCACGCATTAAGGTGCAGGCTGCAGGATATGGAAATGCATTGTATATAACGCATCCCAATGGTTACGTTACAGTATATGGACATTTGAGTGCTTACAATGAAGCCATTACAGCTTATCTGCGCAAGCAACAATACCAACTCGAATCCTTTGAAGTAGATGTGAAACTAGACCCTAAATTGCTACCCGTAAAGCAAGGTGATATAATTGCATTATCAGGAAATACAGGTGGTTCAAGAGGCCCGCATTTACACTTTGAAGTGCGTGATGAAAAAACTGAATTTGCGATTAATCCACTTTTATTTGGATTTGATGTTAAGGATTCAGTGAAGCCGGTAATTAGTAAGGTTGCATTATACCCAATGAATGAACTATCGTTTATTGATGGAAAAAACACCTCCACCTTTTATTCTTTGATTCCCCGAAAGGGCATGGATGCTGGATTGGCATACGCTGCCGGAGATACAATAAAAGTTCATGGATTTATTGGTTTTGGGCTTACCACCTTCGATACCGAAGATGCTCGCACCAATGTTAATGGAACCTATTCGGTGGAAGTGAATGTAGATAACGAACAAATTTATTTACACAAGATTAATAGCTTTTCATTTGATCAATGGCGTTATGTAAATGCACACATCGATTATCCCTCTAAAAAGCATAAAGGCCTTATAATTCAACGCTGTTATTTGCTTCCAAACAATAAATTGCCCATCTATGAAGTACATAAAAATCGAGGATATTTTTTGTTCACTGATTCAAAATCTCACTTAATAAAACTTACAGCAAAAGATATTTTTGGCAACAGTAAATCCGTTTCGTTTTATGTAAAAAGTGCTGCATTGGCACCTTACATTCCGCCAATGACGCGTCCAAAGAATGTGGTAGAGAAATTTTTATATAATAAACCCAATGCTTTTGCTACCAATGATTTTAAGATTTCAATACCCAAAGATGCCATATATAACGATATTAATTTTGAATTCTTTGTGAGCGATTCAAGCAAAGGAATTGCACCCATATATCATGTGCACCGCGATGATGAGCCTGTTCAAGCATTGTATGAAATTGCAATTAAGCCACGTAAACTACTTGCACGTTTACAAAATAAAGCAGTGATTGTATCACTGAACGGTGGTGCAAGAGTTTCAGAAGGTGGTGAGTGGGATCCTAGTTTTGGCGGTGTTAAAACTCAAACTAAAACCTTTGGTAGTTTTTCATTAGCAATAGATACCATACCTCCAGTACTTTCACCCATTAATGCTTTTGCTAATAAAAAAATTACAGCTGCAAAGTGGCTGCGTTTTCGCATGTATGATTCTTTATCCGGAGTTAAATCATATCGCGGAACAATTGATGGTAAGTGGATTTTGATGCAATGCGATGCAAAATCAAACCTGCTGTATTATACTTTCGATTCGAGTGTTGGCCCTGGTAAACATGAGTTAAGGGTGCAAGTTGAAGATAAGAAAGGGAACAGTAAAGTATATGCATACAACTTTTCCCGATAA
- a CDS encoding SprB repeat-containing protein, which yields MWHSFKFFLLIIFFLPFEKLLAQQDSIITTVFREDDSLYNLREDSYNSNKLLYKIKEFNFNSSNQRWYPTKTTLHTFDADTNITETVFTSKSFFNHFGYITPDSKSKKNFTYFPGHLLASETFSHLENGVWKMSAEIYYTYTLFKLEESIHYINYHQGTIQSDNIDSIFYDTQNRKIAILSYHFNTADSTWNVLNYVKHIYSSTNHNEPDTIYDNGYFNDSLSQWIFTEGKVNFFNALNEKIATHRITNYGNWVTWEKLDFTYTSLGNVATISDSIFDNGHYHIETFTTATYNNFGQNTSWITNIYLPTFHVYEEYKYYDVNGFLTETFDTRENNGGDIYETRTNVYYYKIYGDSSVCNPQNKVLYINGGNSYFWNTGAISDSILINQSGDYSCTVSLSNGWTFQSVPHKVSAFSTLPTAPHANDSSITVCANSALRLNTNGASGLSYQWLRNDTIIEDAIFPNLFLTTNNWLEGGYRVIFSNACGSDTSSTTNVNKIVSKQVNITSNDPLTFCNGDSVVLIADSGFVSYWWNGSYMLGTPIHIARNGGIKEVKALDSNGCLSIASLLLTKLEGNEYNINITQQGPQLQFSYSGNVPAQWYLNDTLIPGANQYSISPNRDGYYSVRTGGDSACWKVSIPYYFEQNKLVANAGSDYSSCIYGPYNVRLGYNNFTAYGGVPPYTYSWTPSFGLDDTTLANPICSIKKNTLYILTVTDSIGNIAKDSINISFFHIAAPEILKADTTLCYGRSLPINQYSSNNLYYLLKDDSAYYFYYQYFTNKLTESGTYKLFMRNVYNLCYSDTSAAIHVTVLPNISDSSFSVIGNPPSCGGTGIRLVAKEDAHRNYLWKKNSNNSYQVIGGDTSQIEITNTSLYELTVSDTNNCHYTTQKYLDPSQQNLFIEMVGSPMYCREDSVKLSCYYDSSYSYQWYRYPNESLLGETQHEMVVRKYGVYYVEVSSQNGCNGISNSIYYQPTQSIFLTINRNNTMLTVSYQNLTAGPGSHTYLTLSTDYFYVKWYKDGILIPGADSASYDTQGEHGIFMVAVDSKNQEFCESFQYIDLNFKAITSGYGFSCDSTCTGKIYINGTGYSPFTYFINNQQVNWLTENLCSGTYLIKIIDALGDSVVLIKTFTNDLLVTSVVQNSSCITCTDGSIYLQPSGGTPPYSYSWSPNSGILIGDTISNLTAGIYRVCISDTLGCLFCRTDTITGSILGLSSQSSVSAVSIGINAGTQQLNVTLPDNMHGFQYEFILFDILGKIIVSKELKESVNSFEIKAARGLYLYSILNREKNISTGKIIIQ from the coding sequence ATGTGGCATTCTTTTAAATTCTTTTTACTTATTATTTTTTTTCTGCCTTTTGAAAAGCTTTTGGCTCAACAAGATTCTATAATAACAACTGTTTTCAGAGAAGATGATTCTCTTTATAATTTGAGAGAAGATTCATACAACTCGAATAAACTACTTTACAAAATCAAAGAATTTAATTTTAATTCATCGAATCAAAGATGGTATCCTACTAAAACTACCTTACACACCTTTGATGCTGACACCAACATTACTGAAACTGTTTTTACCAGTAAATCTTTTTTTAATCACTTTGGATACATAACTCCTGATAGTAAATCAAAAAAAAACTTTACCTATTTTCCGGGGCATTTGTTAGCTTCAGAAACATTTAGTCATTTAGAAAATGGTGTATGGAAAATGTCTGCTGAAATATATTACACATATACATTGTTCAAACTAGAAGAAAGTATTCATTATATCAATTATCATCAAGGAACAATACAAAGCGATAATATTGATTCTATATTTTATGATACCCAAAATAGGAAAATTGCCATTTTGAGTTATCATTTCAATACAGCCGACTCTACTTGGAATGTTTTGAATTACGTAAAGCACATTTATAGTTCAACAAACCATAATGAGCCTGATACTATTTATGATAATGGGTACTTTAATGATAGCTTAAGCCAATGGATTTTCACAGAAGGAAAAGTTAATTTTTTTAATGCCTTAAATGAAAAAATAGCCACGCATCGCATAACTAATTATGGTAATTGGGTAACTTGGGAGAAACTTGATTTTACTTATACAAGCTTGGGAAATGTAGCAACGATAAGTGATTCAATATTCGATAATGGGCATTACCATATTGAAACATTTACGACTGCTACCTATAATAACTTTGGACAAAATACCTCCTGGATCACAAATATTTATCTTCCAACATTTCATGTTTATGAAGAATATAAATATTATGACGTGAATGGATTTCTAACTGAAACATTTGATACGCGTGAAAACAATGGTGGAGATATATATGAAACCAGAACCAATGTGTATTACTACAAAATATATGGAGATTCATCTGTTTGCAATCCACAAAATAAAGTACTTTATATCAATGGAGGCAACAGCTATTTCTGGAATACGGGTGCTATTTCCGATAGTATTTTAATTAACCAATCCGGTGATTATTCTTGCACTGTTTCTCTTTCCAATGGTTGGACTTTTCAAAGTGTCCCTCACAAAGTAAGTGCCTTTTCTACTCTACCAACCGCACCACATGCCAATGACAGCTCTATAACGGTATGTGCTAATTCCGCACTCCGACTGAATACCAATGGTGCAAGCGGCCTTTCATACCAATGGTTGCGAAATGATACTATTATTGAAGATGCTATATTTCCAAATCTTTTCCTAACAACCAATAACTGGTTAGAAGGTGGTTATCGAGTTATATTTTCTAATGCTTGTGGCTCCGACACTTCATCAACAACTAATGTTAATAAGATAGTTTCTAAGCAAGTTAATATTACTTCGAATGATCCACTTACTTTTTGCAATGGAGACTCTGTTGTGTTGATTGCAGATTCAGGATTTGTAAGTTATTGGTGGAATGGTTCTTATATGTTAGGAACTCCTATTCACATAGCTCGAAACGGTGGAATCAAAGAAGTAAAAGCTTTAGACTCTAATGGTTGCTTAAGTATAGCTTCACTCCTACTTACAAAATTAGAAGGGAATGAATATAATATTAATATCACACAGCAAGGTCCTCAACTACAGTTTAGTTATAGTGGAAACGTCCCTGCTCAATGGTACCTCAATGATACACTGATTCCAGGTGCAAATCAATATTCTATTTCTCCAAACAGAGATGGATATTATAGTGTTAGAACTGGAGGTGATTCTGCTTGCTGGAAAGTTTCCATTCCCTATTATTTTGAACAGAATAAACTTGTTGCAAATGCTGGTTCTGATTATAGTTCCTGTATATATGGACCTTATAATGTGCGACTTGGCTATAACAACTTTACAGCTTATGGTGGAGTACCTCCATATACTTACTCTTGGACACCTTCTTTTGGGTTAGATGATACAACGCTTGCTAATCCAATATGTTCAATAAAAAAAAATACACTTTACATATTAACAGTTACAGATTCCATCGGCAATATTGCAAAAGATAGTATTAATATTTCCTTTTTCCATATTGCCGCTCCAGAAATTCTTAAGGCTGATACCACCTTGTGTTATGGAAGGAGTCTTCCTATAAACCAATACTCTTCAAATAATTTGTATTATCTTCTCAAGGATGATTCGGCATACTACTTTTACTATCAATATTTTACCAATAAATTAACCGAAAGTGGAACCTATAAACTTTTCATGAGGAATGTATACAATTTATGCTATAGTGATACAAGTGCTGCAATTCATGTTACTGTACTTCCCAATATCAGCGATAGCTCATTTTCTGTAATAGGAAATCCTCCTTCATGCGGAGGTACCGGCATACGACTCGTTGCTAAAGAAGATGCCCATAGAAATTATCTTTGGAAAAAAAATTCAAACAATAGTTATCAAGTTATAGGTGGCGATACTTCACAAATAGAGATAACAAATACTTCTTTGTATGAACTTACTGTTTCTGATACAAACAATTGCCATTACACTACTCAAAAATATTTAGATCCATCGCAACAAAACTTATTCATTGAAATGGTTGGAAGCCCCATGTATTGTAGAGAGGATAGTGTTAAATTAAGTTGTTATTATGATAGTTCTTATTCATATCAATGGTACAGGTATCCTAATGAAAGTCTTCTAGGTGAGACGCAACATGAAATGGTAGTTAGAAAATATGGTGTATATTATGTTGAAGTATCTTCTCAAAATGGTTGTAATGGAATTTCTAACTCTATATATTATCAACCCACACAAAGTATATTTCTTACAATTAATCGGAACAATACCATGCTTACAGTAAGTTATCAAAATCTTACAGCAGGTCCAGGGTCTCATACATATTTAACACTCTCCACCGACTATTTCTACGTTAAATGGTACAAAGATGGAATATTGATACCAGGAGCAGATAGCGCTTCCTATGACACTCAAGGGGAACATGGAATTTTCATGGTAGCAGTAGATTCTAAAAACCAAGAATTCTGCGAATCATTTCAATACATTGACCTGAATTTTAAAGCAATTACATCGGGATATGGATTTTCATGTGATTCAACTTGTACCGGTAAAATATACATAAACGGAACGGGATATAGTCCGTTTACATATTTTATTAATAATCAACAAGTAAATTGGCTTACTGAAAATCTTTGTTCTGGAACTTATTTAATAAAAATCATCGACGCCTTGGGTGACAGTGTAGTTCTCATTAAAACATTTACAAACGACCTCTTGGTTACATCTGTAGTTCAAAACTCAAGTTGTATAACCTGCACCGATGGTTCTATCTATTTGCAACCTAGCGGCGGTACTCCTCCTTATTCTTACTCATGGTCACCTAACTCAGGTATTCTTATTGGTGATACAATTAGCAACCTCACAGCTGGGATATATCGTGTATGTATTTCAGATACCCTAGGCTGCTTATTTTGCCGAACCGATACAATTACAGGCTCTATTCTTGGTCTTTCTAGCCAGTCATCTGTAAGTGCCGTTTCAATTGGTATCAATGCTGGAACTCAACAATTAAATGTAACGTTACCAGATAACATGCATGGATTCCAATATGAATTCATTTTGTTTGATATTCTAGGAAAAATTATTGTCAGTAAAGAATTAAAAGAATCAGTTAATTCATTTGAAATAAAAGCTGCTCGTGGCTTATATTTGTATTCTATTCTTAATCGTGAAAAAAATATCAGTACGGGTAAAATAATCATCCAGTAA
- a CDS encoding carboxypeptidase-like regulatory domain-containing protein, which produces MHFIFRLRLFLIVTFVSLCFSFSAIAQKSWKLDVSGNVRDEDSKAAVKGAKLEITKGGAPYKTIFADDNGNFSYSLDPDNTYTVKVSYGNYVSKIITISTENTPSDEEVKQNFKANTEFRIFKKVEDIDYSVLDGPIGSIFFDATENKFDYNVVDFDLKKKLEELKKEMEKKKAEKEAQEKAEKEAALKRAAFTKDSLAKAELDAKKKALQDAEDAKKQAAAAAKAEAEAKKQAIAEAEAAKKKAAADAEAAKAEEKKKAAEAVEAAKLEAKKKQEQEAQEKLDAKKKAEQAEADKLVQQKKAEQEELDKAAEKKKADLAAQEQAKAEKKQQEQEALEKAAAAKKAAEEEQKKKVTPPAPKPEPVKTVAPEVRVAPPVKPIESAPPEIIHPESVRYDEFDYGTYHVNRTFVTIGGVEIEYQKIKHQWGGIFFKRDGLDITDGTYRKEMRKYGLDTK; this is translated from the coding sequence ATGCACTTTATTTTCAGACTACGATTATTTTTAATTGTAACTTTTGTTTCTCTTTGTTTTAGCTTTTCAGCTATTGCTCAAAAATCCTGGAAACTGGATGTTAGCGGAAACGTACGCGACGAAGACAGCAAAGCAGCAGTAAAAGGAGCAAAGTTAGAAATCACTAAAGGGGGAGCGCCTTATAAAACTATTTTTGCTGACGACAATGGAAATTTTTCCTATTCACTAGATCCAGATAACACCTACACAGTTAAAGTATCTTACGGCAATTACGTTTCCAAAATAATTACTATTTCAACTGAGAATACTCCATCAGATGAGGAAGTAAAACAAAATTTTAAAGCCAATACTGAATTCCGTATTTTTAAAAAGGTTGAGGATATTGATTATTCGGTTTTAGATGGACCAATTGGTTCCATTTTCTTTGATGCAACAGAAAATAAATTTGACTACAATGTAGTTGACTTTGATTTAAAGAAGAAGTTGGAAGAGTTAAAGAAGGAGATGGAAAAGAAGAAGGCTGAAAAAGAAGCTCAAGAAAAGGCTGAAAAAGAAGCTGCATTAAAGCGCGCTGCGTTTACGAAAGATTCGTTGGCGAAAGCAGAGCTTGATGCTAAGAAAAAGGCACTTCAAGATGCTGAAGATGCAAAAAAGCAAGCAGCCGCAGCTGCAAAAGCTGAAGCAGAAGCAAAAAAACAAGCAATAGCCGAAGCTGAAGCAGCAAAGAAAAAAGCTGCAGCCGATGCTGAAGCAGCAAAAGCAGAGGAAAAGAAAAAGGCAGCCGAAGCTGTCGAAGCTGCAAAATTAGAGGCGAAGAAAAAGCAAGAGCAAGAAGCACAGGAGAAGTTAGATGCTAAAAAGAAAGCTGAACAAGCTGAAGCGGATAAACTAGTACAACAAAAAAAGGCCGAACAAGAAGAACTTGATAAAGCGGCAGAAAAAAAGAAAGCAGATTTAGCGGCACAGGAACAAGCAAAGGCAGAGAAAAAGCAGCAAGAACAGGAAGCTTTAGAAAAAGCTGCTGCTGCAAAAAAAGCTGCGGAAGAAGAGCAAAAGAAGAAGGTAACTCCACCAGCTCCTAAGCCTGAACCTGTTAAAACTGTAGCGCCGGAAGTGCGTGTGGCCCCACCGGTAAAACCTATAGAAAGCGCACCACCTGAAATTATTCATCCCGAAAGTGTGCGTTACGATGAGTTTGATTATGGGACCTATCACGTAAATAGAACTTTTGTTACCATTGGAGGTGTTGAAATTGAATATCAAAAAATAAAACATCAGTGGGGAGGAATTTTCTTTAAGCGTGATGGACTCGATATTACAGATGGTACTTATCGAAAAGAAATGCGCAAGTATGGTTTAGATACCAAGTAA
- a CDS encoding CoA-acylating methylmalonate-semialdehyde dehydrogenase — METIKLKYPEVKNYVGGKSVNSSSTRSMEVISPLDGTVISTVVMSNKSDLDVAVENAKKAFEVWSKVPIKERVQVFFKYKTLLEKHRDELAELVHIENGKTKDEAYAEVDKSVELTEFACSLPQLISGELLEVSKGVECRIEHFPLGVVACIAPFNFPNMVPNWTIPNAIALGNAMILKPSEIVPLSCIRLAELLKEAGLPDGVLNIVNGDKEIVEAICDHPGIEAVSFVGSTKVAKLVYARATSTFKRALALGGAKNHLIVMPDAHAAMTASNVTASMSGCAGQRCMAASAMVAVGPVDHIVNQICEDARKVIPGQNLGAVISKVAKERIEKYIDEAEAAGAKILVDGRKAIVKGKEGGFYVGPTVIDFVKPEMSVAKEEIFGPVISIMRANDIDEALAIENANPYGNAAAVFTQSGGTARYVMENASAGMIGVNIGVPVPREPFSFGGWNESKFGVGDITGKSSIEFWTKLKKITTKWNPESKTNWMS; from the coding sequence ATGGAAACAATAAAATTAAAATACCCGGAAGTAAAAAATTATGTGGGTGGAAAATCTGTAAACTCTTCTTCTACACGTAGTATGGAAGTTATTAGTCCACTTGATGGAACGGTGATTTCAACTGTAGTGATGAGCAATAAATCGGATTTGGATGTTGCTGTTGAAAATGCAAAAAAGGCTTTTGAGGTATGGAGCAAAGTTCCTATCAAGGAGCGTGTTCAAGTATTTTTTAAATATAAAACCTTATTAGAAAAACACCGCGATGAATTAGCAGAACTCGTGCATATTGAAAATGGTAAAACTAAAGACGAAGCTTATGCCGAGGTTGATAAAAGTGTGGAACTTACTGAATTTGCATGCTCTCTGCCTCAATTAATTTCAGGTGAATTATTGGAAGTTAGTAAAGGTGTAGAATGCCGCATTGAGCATTTTCCTTTAGGAGTAGTAGCTTGTATTGCTCCGTTTAATTTTCCCAATATGGTTCCTAACTGGACCATACCAAACGCTATTGCATTAGGTAATGCCATGATTTTAAAACCTTCCGAAATAGTTCCTTTGAGTTGTATTCGATTGGCCGAATTGCTGAAAGAAGCCGGTTTGCCGGATGGAGTTTTAAATATTGTTAATGGTGATAAAGAAATAGTTGAAGCCATTTGCGACCACCCGGGAATAGAAGCTGTTTCGTTTGTAGGTTCTACCAAAGTAGCTAAATTGGTGTATGCAAGAGCCACCTCAACATTTAAAAGAGCACTTGCATTAGGCGGTGCGAAAAATCATTTGATAGTAATGCCGGATGCACATGCTGCTATGACTGCGAGCAATGTTACTGCAAGTATGAGTGGATGCGCCGGACAACGTTGTATGGCTGCATCGGCAATGGTTGCAGTGGGTCCGGTTGATCATATCGTCAATCAAATTTGTGAAGATGCCCGTAAAGTAATTCCCGGGCAAAATTTGGGTGCTGTAATTTCAAAAGTTGCAAAGGAACGCATCGAAAAATACATTGATGAAGCTGAAGCAGCAGGGGCAAAAATATTAGTGGATGGCCGAAAAGCTATTGTAAAAGGAAAAGAAGGTGGATTTTATGTAGGACCAACTGTAATTGATTTTGTAAAACCAGAAATGAGCGTAGCCAAAGAAGAAATTTTTGGACCGGTAATTTCCATCATGCGCGCCAATGATATTGATGAAGCCCTTGCTATTGAAAATGCAAATCCATATGGAAACGCAGCAGCAGTTTTCACACAAAGTGGTGGAACAGCTCGCTATGTAATGGAAAATGCTAGTGCAGGTATGATAGGCGTAAACATTGGTGTACCTGTTCCTCGTGAACCATTTTCTTTTGGCGGTTGGAACGAAAGTAAATTTGGAGTAGGTGATATCACCGGAAAAAGCTCAATTGAATTTTGGACCAAATTGAAAAAAATCACCACTAAATGGAATCCGGAATCTAAGACGAATTGGATGAGTTGA
- a CDS encoding MBL fold metallo-hydrolase encodes MYFILAITIFLLLVLLFLTQPKFGKIPSANRLANIATSKNYKDKKFQNLSFTPDLSEGVTYTKVLREFIFNRSQRLEPKDILPSVQTNLKEINPDSNCVVWFGHSSYFIQVDGKKILVDPVFSGNASPVSFTTKSFKGTNLYGVDDMPHLDLLIITHDHWDHLDYETISALKPKVKQVVTGLGTAQHLEHWGFDKSMLHEADWDDSLNFEEGLIIHAVPARHFSGRGLKRNKALWMSFVLQTPTLKLYIGGDSGYDTHFKTIGEKHGPFDIAFLECGQYHANWKYIHMMPEEVIQAAIDLKAKRSMPVHWAKFALAQHDWDEPILRVKAEANRKNYSLIHPKIGELVDLVNATDQYAEWWSKLN; translated from the coding sequence ATGTATTTTATACTAGCTATAACAATCTTTTTGTTGCTTGTATTGCTTTTTTTAACACAACCCAAATTTGGTAAAATACCCAGCGCAAATAGATTGGCGAATATTGCTACTTCGAAAAATTACAAGGACAAAAAATTTCAAAATTTGAGTTTTACTCCTGATTTAAGTGAAGGTGTAACCTATACAAAAGTGCTACGTGAATTTATTTTTAACCGCAGTCAACGACTTGAACCGAAGGATATTTTACCTTCTGTACAAACTAATTTAAAGGAAATAAATCCTGATTCTAATTGTGTAGTTTGGTTTGGGCATTCATCTTATTTTATTCAAGTGGATGGTAAAAAAATATTGGTCGACCCTGTTTTCAGTGGAAATGCATCGCCGGTAAGTTTTACTACCAAGAGTTTTAAAGGAACAAATTTGTATGGTGTTGATGATATGCCACACCTCGATCTGCTTATTATAACACATGATCATTGGGATCATTTAGATTATGAAACTATAAGCGCCTTAAAACCTAAAGTGAAACAAGTAGTTACCGGATTAGGCACTGCTCAACATTTGGAACATTGGGGTTTTGACAAAAGCATGTTGCATGAAGCTGATTGGGATGATAGTCTAAATTTTGAAGAAGGATTGATCATTCATGCTGTTCCGGCTCGTCATTTTTCGGGCCGTGGTTTAAAACGAAATAAAGCATTGTGGATGTCGTTTGTGCTTCAAACACCTACACTAAAACTATACATTGGAGGCGATTCAGGCTACGATACACATTTTAAAACAATTGGCGAAAAGCACGGTCCATTTGATATTGCATTCCTCGAATGTGGACAATACCATGCAAACTGGAAATACATTCACATGATGCCTGAAGAAGTGATTCAAGCAGCCATTGATTTAAAAGCAAAAAGGTCAATGCCAGTTCATTGGGCTAAATTTGCATTGGCACAACACGATTGGGATGAGCCTATTTTGCGCGTAAAAGCCGAAGCCAACCGTAAAAATTATTCATTGATACATCCCAAAATCGGCGAATTGGTTGATTTAGTTAATGCTACAGATCAGTATGCTGAGTGGTGGAGCAAACTAAACTGA
- a CDS encoding VWA domain-containing protein — protein sequence MLGYRFSKHKPQPDKTPFEKLFDIFKELLVHTNGDANEALSWLTELDKKYTLTDKDYGMGDFINDLKKRGYLNEDKTNGSFAISSKMEQSIRQASLDQIFGKLKKSKSGNHKTTFTGKGDEASSDRREFQFGDALEQISMTDSLRNAQINHGTNDFHLTENDLEIVESEHKSQTSTVLMIDISHSMILYGEDRITPAKKVAMALSELITTRYPKDTLDIIVFGNDAWQVQIKDLPYLQVGPYHTNTVAGLELAMDILRRKKNPNKQIFMITDGKPSCLKEGDGYYQNSFGLDRKIVNKTLNAAAACKRLKIQITTFMIAKDPYLQQFVEEFTETNQGKAFYTSLKGLGEYIFEDYTRNRRKTVR from the coding sequence ATGCTCGGCTATAGATTTTCAAAACACAAGCCCCAACCGGATAAAACTCCATTCGAAAAACTATTTGATATTTTTAAGGAATTGCTCGTGCATACCAATGGTGATGCAAATGAAGCATTGAGTTGGCTGACAGAGTTGGATAAAAAATACACCCTCACTGATAAAGATTATGGTATGGGTGACTTTATCAATGACTTGAAAAAGCGGGGATATTTGAATGAAGATAAAACCAACGGATCCTTTGCAATATCCTCCAAAATGGAGCAAAGTATTCGTCAAGCTTCTTTGGATCAAATCTTTGGAAAATTAAAAAAATCAAAAAGTGGAAATCATAAAACTACTTTTACCGGCAAGGGTGATGAGGCAAGTAGTGACCGACGCGAATTTCAATTTGGGGATGCCTTGGAACAAATATCGATGACGGATTCCTTACGCAACGCTCAAATTAACCATGGTACAAATGATTTTCACTTAACCGAAAATGATTTGGAAATTGTAGAGAGCGAACACAAAAGCCAAACATCAACAGTGCTCATGATTGATATAAGTCACTCCATGATTTTGTATGGTGAGGATAGAATCACACCTGCAAAAAAAGTAGCGATGGCTTTATCAGAACTTATTACTACACGTTATCCTAAAGACACCTTAGATATTATTGTTTTTGGAAACGATGCCTGGCAAGTACAAATTAAAGATTTACCTTATTTACAAGTTGGTCCTTATCATACGAATACTGTTGCGGGTTTGGAATTGGCAATGGATATTTTGCGGAGAAAGAAAAATCCCAACAAGCAAATTTTTATGATTACAGATGGGAAACCGAGCTGTTTAAAAGAAGGGGATGGATATTATCAAAACAGTTTCGGATTGGATCGTAAAATTGTAAATAAAACATTGAATGCAGCAGCAGCTTGTAAGCGATTAAAAATTCAAATTACTACGTTTATGATTGCCAAAGATCCTTATCTGCAGCAGTTTGTAGAAGAGTTTACAGAAACAAACCAAGGTAAGGCATTTTATACCAGCTTAAAAGGATTGGGAGAATATATTTTTGAAGATTATACACGAAATAGAAGAAAAACAGTACGATAA